A genomic segment from Stenotrophomonas maltophilia encodes:
- a CDS encoding acyltransferase family protein, with the protein MTAAAVVMLSDRFPPVACMSPPERSHNAAIDGLRALAVLAVVVFHTNATWLPGGFTGVDLFFVVSGFVISQSLASRTHASLGAMLLDFYRRRVLRLLPALLVMLMATFVLSALFIPRAWRNEQFDQTGWAALVGFSNIVLAGQQDDYFSPGAELNPFLHTWTLGVEEQFYLIFPLLFFVWLRGRERWPWSRWLLPVLTVLSLAWAGWQAQAAPAAAFYLLPARFWELAAGALLYQWMRTRTPGQNGDMVAAAGLALLAAGVVIAPQMAMPVPGVLATVAGTLLLLTSVTARGTSRIGRALGWAPLAYLGRLSYSLYLWHWPLLVLLRWTYGLQGPALWLYPVLLLAVSAASYHFIERPLRSAAPLLRLAPGKVLAMALPVVALCGVGAWATVEYHEQVSLSVTRDGYAWQARRYPAWRPLEPVSAPALDGRRLFVVGDSHAAAYRTMTSMVARQTGMEVRQQDRGGCSFVNLLRASPADCQDFIEDALSTIGREARPGDIVLLAALRMPELRGFDWQQQDAQQIYRQLLAERTPTNAQAARDEAERVLGRLQTLGVHVVIDAPLPLFKAGAYRCSDWFNRRNPACAGGLSMPRADLEMLRVPQMALLADLAARYPSLTVWDPLPLLCGPDTCSAVEDGEPLYFDNDHLSGHGNRVLLPSFRQTLIDSVGSAPR; encoded by the coding sequence ATGACTGCGGCAGCGGTGGTGATGCTGTCGGATCGTTTTCCTCCCGTTGCCTGCATGTCCCCTCCCGAACGTTCCCACAACGCCGCCATCGATGGCCTGCGCGCACTGGCGGTGCTGGCCGTCGTCGTCTTCCACACCAACGCGACATGGCTGCCCGGCGGCTTCACCGGTGTGGACCTGTTCTTCGTGGTGTCCGGCTTCGTGATCAGCCAGTCGCTGGCCTCGCGCACCCATGCATCGCTGGGTGCCATGCTGCTCGACTTCTACCGTCGCCGCGTGTTGCGCCTGTTGCCGGCGTTGCTGGTGATGCTGATGGCGACCTTCGTGCTGTCGGCACTGTTCATCCCCCGCGCGTGGCGCAATGAGCAGTTCGACCAGACCGGTTGGGCCGCGCTGGTCGGCTTCAGCAACATCGTGCTGGCCGGCCAGCAGGACGACTATTTCTCACCCGGTGCTGAACTCAATCCGTTCCTGCATACGTGGACGCTGGGCGTAGAGGAACAGTTCTATCTGATTTTCCCGCTGTTGTTCTTCGTGTGGCTGCGCGGGCGTGAGCGTTGGCCGTGGTCGCGTTGGCTGTTGCCGGTGCTCACCGTGTTGTCGCTGGCGTGGGCGGGCTGGCAGGCGCAAGCGGCACCGGCGGCAGCGTTCTATCTGCTGCCGGCGCGATTCTGGGAGCTGGCCGCGGGCGCGCTGCTGTACCAGTGGATGCGTACGCGTACGCCGGGCCAGAACGGTGACATGGTTGCGGCGGCCGGCCTGGCGCTGCTGGCCGCAGGTGTGGTGATCGCACCGCAGATGGCGATGCCGGTGCCGGGCGTGCTGGCGACCGTGGCCGGTACCCTGCTGCTGTTGACCAGCGTGACCGCACGCGGCACGTCCCGCATCGGCCGCGCGCTGGGGTGGGCGCCACTGGCCTATCTGGGGCGCCTTTCGTATTCGCTGTACCTGTGGCATTGGCCGTTGCTGGTGCTGCTGCGCTGGACGTACGGGCTGCAGGGCCCGGCGCTGTGGCTGTATCCGGTGCTGCTGCTGGCGGTATCCGCTGCGTCGTATCACTTCATCGAGCGCCCGCTGCGCAGTGCGGCGCCGCTGCTGCGCCTGGCACCGGGCAAGGTGCTGGCGATGGCGCTGCCGGTGGTGGCGCTGTGCGGTGTGGGGGCTTGGGCCACGGTGGAGTACCACGAGCAGGTCTCGCTGAGCGTTACCCGCGACGGTTATGCATGGCAGGCGCGCCGCTACCCGGCCTGGCGACCGCTGGAGCCGGTGAGTGCGCCAGCGCTCGACGGGCGGCGCCTGTTCGTGGTGGGCGACTCGCATGCAGCGGCGTATCGCACCATGACCAGCATGGTCGCGCGGCAGACCGGCATGGAGGTGCGCCAGCAGGATCGCGGTGGCTGCAGCTTCGTCAACCTGCTGCGGGCCAGCCCGGCCGACTGCCAGGACTTCATCGAAGACGCGCTGTCGACCATCGGGCGCGAGGCACGTCCCGGTGACATCGTGCTGCTGGCGGCATTGCGCATGCCGGAGCTGCGCGGATTCGACTGGCAACAGCAGGATGCGCAGCAGATCTATCGTCAATTGCTTGCCGAGCGTACCCCGACCAACGCGCAGGCCGCGCGCGATGAGGCTGAACGCGTGCTCGGGCGTTTGCAGACGCTGGGCGTACACGTGGTGATCGACGCACCGCTGCCGCTGTTCAAGGCGGGTGCGTACCGCTGTTCGGACTGGTTCAATCGTCGCAATCCGGCTTGTGCCGGCGGTCTGAGCATGCCGCGTGCGGATCTGGAAATGCTGCGCGTGCCGCAGATGGCACTGCTGGCGGACCTGGCGGCGCGTTACCCGTCACTGACCGTGTGGGATCCGCTGCCGTTGCTGTGCGGGCCAGACACCTGTTCGGCGGTGGAAGATGGTGAACCCCTGTACTTCGACAATGACCATCTGAGCGGACACGGTAATCGCGTGCTGTTGCCCAGCTTCCGCCAGACCCTCATCGACAGCGTAGGCAGCGCGCCCCGGTAG
- a CDS encoding metal-dependent hydrolase, translated as MPSIITHAAVPLALWCAADRGRIPPRLLVAGVIAAMLPDADVLAFALHIPYADAFGHRGASHSLLFAGVLAALAAVLAFFGSGRPWSARRSSGSRRPWSAVSCQPRLAPTGEAMARSGSRRPWSAVLCQPRLAPTKARPTMASTLQAAVFVFVCAASHPLLDAMTSGGLGVALAWPWSEHRFFAPWRPIRVSPFAPQFFSARGLATLLSELRWVWLPLATAVVAWKLIQPAPAAPRDPS; from the coding sequence ATGCCTTCGATCATCACCCATGCCGCTGTGCCGCTGGCGCTGTGGTGCGCCGCTGATCGCGGCCGCATCCCGCCGCGCCTGCTGGTTGCCGGCGTGATTGCAGCGATGCTGCCGGATGCCGATGTGCTGGCCTTCGCGCTGCACATTCCCTACGCCGATGCGTTCGGCCATCGCGGTGCCAGTCATTCACTGCTGTTTGCCGGCGTGCTGGCGGCATTGGCCGCGGTGTTGGCGTTCTTTGGTAGCGGCCGACCGTGGTCGGCACGCCGCAGTTCCGGTAGTCGCCGACCTTGGTCGGCGGTTTCGTGCCAACCAAGGTTGGCACCTACCGGAGAGGCAATGGCACGCTCCGGTAGTCGCCGACCTTGGTCGGCGGTTCTGTGCCAACCAAGGTTGGCACCTACCAAGGCGCGGCCAACGATGGCATCGACCCTACAAGCCGCAGTGTTCGTCTTCGTCTGCGCCGCCAGCCATCCGCTGCTGGATGCGATGACCTCCGGTGGCCTCGGCGTTGCGCTGGCCTGGCCGTGGAGCGAACACCGCTTCTTCGCACCGTGGCGACCCATCCGCGTTTCACCGTTCGCGCCGCAGTTCTTCAGCGCGCGCGGCCTGGCCACCCTGCTCTCTGAACTGCGCTGGGTGTGGCTGCCGCTGGCTACCGCCGTCGTCGCCTGGAAACTGATCCAACCCGCTCCTGCTGCCCCACGAGATCCGTCATGA
- the ribH gene encoding 6,7-dimethyl-8-ribityllumazine synthase: MSHYEGDLRTPESARFAILASRWNARITDALVAGARLSLAGNGITEANIDVIRVPGAWELPLVAARLAAAHEHAAILTLGCVIRGDTRHYEHVADRCAEGLMRVQLDFGVPVLNGVLAVERAEDAEARAGGSHGNKGEEVALAALEMVNLLEQLP; this comes from the coding sequence ATGAGCCACTACGAAGGCGATCTTCGCACTCCCGAATCGGCGCGCTTCGCCATCCTGGCCAGCCGCTGGAACGCCCGCATCACCGACGCGCTGGTCGCAGGCGCCCGCCTGAGCCTGGCCGGCAACGGCATCACCGAAGCCAACATCGACGTGATCCGCGTGCCGGGTGCCTGGGAACTGCCGCTGGTGGCCGCACGCCTGGCCGCCGCCCATGAACACGCCGCGATCCTCACCCTGGGCTGCGTGATCCGTGGCGACACCCGCCACTACGAACACGTGGCCGACCGCTGCGCCGAAGGCCTGATGCGCGTGCAGCTGGATTTCGGCGTGCCGGTGCTGAACGGCGTGCTGGCGGTGGAACGTGCTGAAGATGCCGAGGCCCGCGCAGGCGGCAGCCACGGCAACAAGGGCGAGGAAGTCGCACTCGCCGCATTGGAAATGGTCAACCTTCTGGAGCAGCTGCCATGA
- a CDS encoding DUF805 domain-containing protein, whose amino-acid sequence MLMPLKRYAQFNRRSGRSEYWWFQLFLLFVAAALTGLALVAGYTGSRMFGLVSRALGLLAWLTLLLPLTALTVRRLHDTGRSGWWCLLSLVPFGGLVVIAFLLMPGMPGGNRFGAPVPHV is encoded by the coding sequence ATGCTGATGCCACTGAAGCGCTACGCACAGTTCAACAGGCGTTCGGGTCGCAGCGAGTACTGGTGGTTCCAGCTGTTCCTCCTGTTCGTGGCGGCTGCCCTGACTGGGCTGGCGCTCGTCGCCGGCTACACCGGATCGCGAATGTTCGGGCTGGTATCCCGTGCACTCGGCCTGCTCGCATGGCTGACATTGCTGCTGCCGCTTACTGCGCTGACGGTGCGCCGGCTGCATGACACCGGCCGCTCTGGCTGGTGGTGTCTACTTTCCCTGGTGCCCTTCGGCGGCCTGGTGGTGATCGCGTTCCTGCTGATGCCGGGCATGCCGGGCGGCAATCGCTTTGGCGCGCCTGTTCCGCACGTGTGA
- a CDS encoding FAD-binding oxidoreductase, protein MSPALPAPLVAELSALLGAEGWRMDDSALEANAQDNSWRHQRPAAVALPADIEQVQALVRACRAHRVALVARGAGTGTTGAAVPLPGSIVLSFTRMDRIVEIRAGDRCAVVQPGVLNGTLQQALAPHGLFWAPDPSSAEICSIGGNLACNAGGPRAVKYGTSRDNVLGLVAVTGTGDVIRCGGAYTKDATGYDLTHLLVGSEGTLALIVEATLKLTPLPVSQAGLRVLYRDADAAAAAVSRLMSQPVVPTRLEFMDARSLELLRLNGADVPEAGAMLLVEADGDHDTLPYLLQALASAAEGDGMIELDVAMEGRARDQLWAARKALSPALRSVAPGKINEDVVVPVSRIPELVAGVQALARDYTLTIVTFGHAGNGNLHVNILYHPDDADENARAHAALPKIFELTLALGGTLSGEHGIGLAKRDFMAQAFSAETLAAMRAIKAALDPDGILNPGKVLPPV, encoded by the coding sequence ATGAGTCCTGCCCTGCCCGCCCCCCTGGTTGCCGAACTGTCCGCTCTGCTGGGCGCGGAGGGCTGGCGCATGGATGACAGCGCGCTGGAGGCCAACGCGCAGGACAACTCATGGCGTCACCAGCGTCCCGCGGCTGTGGCGCTGCCAGCCGACATCGAACAGGTGCAGGCGCTGGTGCGGGCCTGTCGCGCGCATCGCGTGGCGCTGGTCGCGCGCGGTGCCGGCACAGGCACCACCGGCGCGGCGGTGCCGCTGCCGGGCAGCATCGTACTGTCGTTCACCCGCATGGACCGCATCGTCGAGATCCGCGCCGGTGATCGTTGCGCGGTGGTGCAGCCGGGCGTGCTCAACGGTACCCTGCAGCAGGCACTGGCGCCGCATGGCCTGTTCTGGGCACCGGACCCTTCCAGCGCCGAGATCTGCAGCATCGGTGGCAACCTCGCCTGCAACGCCGGCGGCCCGCGCGCGGTGAAGTACGGCACCAGCCGCGACAACGTACTGGGTCTGGTGGCGGTGACCGGCACCGGCGACGTCATCCGCTGCGGCGGCGCCTACACCAAGGACGCCACCGGCTACGACCTCACCCATCTGCTGGTAGGCAGCGAAGGCACGCTGGCATTGATCGTGGAAGCCACGCTGAAACTGACCCCGCTGCCGGTCAGCCAGGCCGGCCTGCGTGTGCTGTACCGCGATGCCGATGCCGCTGCGGCCGCCGTATCGCGGTTGATGTCGCAGCCAGTAGTGCCGACCCGCCTGGAATTCATGGACGCCCGCAGCCTGGAGCTGCTGCGGCTGAATGGTGCCGACGTGCCGGAGGCCGGTGCGATGCTGCTGGTCGAAGCCGATGGTGACCACGACACCCTCCCCTACCTGCTGCAGGCACTGGCCAGCGCCGCCGAAGGCGACGGCATGATCGAGCTGGACGTAGCGATGGAAGGCCGCGCGCGTGACCAGCTATGGGCCGCACGCAAGGCGCTGTCGCCGGCACTGCGCAGCGTTGCCCCGGGCAAGATCAATGAGGATGTGGTGGTACCGGTGTCGCGCATTCCGGAACTGGTGGCCGGCGTGCAGGCACTGGCGCGCGACTATACGCTGACCATCGTCACCTTCGGCCATGCCGGCAACGGCAACCTGCACGTCAACATCCTCTATCACCCGGACGATGCCGACGAGAACGCACGCGCGCATGCCGCGCTGCCGAAGATCTTCGAACTGACGCTGGCGCTGGGCGGCACGTTGTCGGGCGAACACGGCATCGGCCTGGCCAAGCGCGATTTCATGGCCCAGGCCTTCAGCGCGGAAACGCTGGCGGCGATGCGCGCGATCAAGGCCGCGCTGGACCCGGACGGCATCCTCAACCCGGGCAAGGTGCTGCCGCCGGTGTGA
- the thiL gene encoding thiamine-phosphate kinase encodes MSLAEFALIDRIRARTLERDDILLGIGDDAALLQPRANEQLVVTADTLNSGVHFPVETPAFDIGWKTLAVNLSDLAAMGARPAWCTLALSLPEASEDWIEAFADGFFALADQHDIALIGGDTTRGPLSLSVTAMGQVGRGQALRRDRAQVGDDLWVSGTLGDAAGALRLWQQGALSVTTATLLADYESLRLRLLRPTPRVTLGLRLRAFAHAAVDVSDGLLADLGHIATRSNVAAHVDADSLPISHALRELLGRDGARDCALRGGDDYELCFTAAADQRDALHYLAESLDVPLTRIGRIAEGQGVHVDGEAAVGGYQHFA; translated from the coding sequence ATGTCCCTGGCCGAATTCGCCCTCATCGACCGCATCCGTGCCCGCACCCTCGAGCGCGACGACATCCTGCTCGGCATCGGTGACGACGCCGCGCTGCTGCAGCCGCGCGCGAACGAACAACTGGTGGTCACCGCCGATACGCTCAACAGCGGCGTGCACTTCCCGGTGGAAACCCCGGCCTTCGACATCGGCTGGAAGACCCTGGCGGTCAACCTGTCGGACCTCGCCGCGATGGGCGCGCGCCCGGCGTGGTGCACGCTGGCGTTGTCGCTGCCGGAAGCCTCTGAAGACTGGATCGAGGCCTTTGCCGATGGCTTCTTCGCCCTGGCCGACCAACACGACATCGCGCTGATCGGCGGCGACACCACGCGCGGTCCGCTGTCGCTGTCGGTGACCGCGATGGGCCAGGTCGGGCGTGGCCAGGCGCTGCGCCGCGATCGCGCGCAGGTGGGGGACGACCTCTGGGTCAGCGGCACGCTGGGTGACGCCGCCGGTGCGCTGCGCCTGTGGCAGCAGGGCGCGCTGAGCGTAACCACCGCCACGCTGCTGGCCGACTACGAAAGCCTGCGCCTGCGCCTGCTGCGGCCGACGCCGCGTGTAACGCTCGGCCTGCGCCTGCGTGCCTTCGCGCATGCGGCGGTGGACGTGTCCGATGGCCTGCTGGCCGACCTCGGTCATATCGCCACGCGCAGCAACGTGGCCGCACATGTCGATGCCGATTCGCTGCCGATCTCGCACGCGCTGCGTGAGCTGCTCGGCCGCGACGGTGCACGCGACTGCGCACTGCGCGGTGGCGACGATTACGAGCTGTGCTTCACCGCCGCCGCCGACCAGCGCGACGCGCTGCACTATCTGGCCGAATCGCTGGACGTGCCGCTCACCCGCATCGGTCGTATTGCCGAAGGGCAGGGCGTGCACGTGGATGGCGAAGCCGCCGTCGGCGGTTACCAGCACTTCGCGTAG
- the nusB gene encoding transcription antitermination factor NusB, translated as MNKNTQGKPSGKPVRRDGVDPVLRSRARRRAVQAIYAWQISGGNAQSLIAQFAHEQAREIADLAYFEALLHGVLDNRRDIDEALGPYLDRGIEEVDAIERAVLRLAAYELRYRLDVPYRVVINEAIESAKRFGSEHGHTYVNGVLDRAAVEWRKVESGH; from the coding sequence ATGAACAAGAACACCCAGGGCAAGCCCTCCGGTAAACCCGTCCGCCGCGATGGCGTCGATCCGGTGCTGCGCTCGCGCGCCCGCCGTCGTGCCGTGCAGGCCATCTACGCCTGGCAGATCTCCGGCGGCAACGCACAGTCGCTGATCGCCCAGTTCGCCCATGAGCAGGCCCGCGAGATCGCCGACCTGGCGTACTTCGAGGCGCTGCTGCACGGCGTGCTCGACAACCGTCGCGACATCGACGAAGCGCTCGGCCCGTACCTGGACCGTGGCATCGAAGAAGTGGACGCGATCGAACGCGCGGTGCTGCGCCTGGCCGCCTACGAGCTGCGCTACCGCCTGGACGTGCCGTACCGCGTGGTGATCAACGAAGCCATCGAATCGGCCAAGCGCTTCGGTTCCGAACACGGCCACACCTATGTCAACGGCGTGCTGGATCGTGCCGCCGTGGAATGGCGCAAGGTCGAATCGGGTCACTGA
- a CDS encoding YraN family protein, whose amino-acid sequence MVAERSQRGSAVEAAAEQHLQQAGLRPRARNVRYRGGELDLVMDDAGTVVFVEVRYRARSDFGGGAASVDARKCRRLAHAAQLYLQDHPALANAPCRFDVVEASGEPPQLHWLRDAFRLDDC is encoded by the coding sequence GTGGTCGCTGAGCGGAGCCAACGTGGCTCGGCGGTGGAAGCCGCCGCCGAGCAGCATCTGCAACAGGCCGGACTGCGGCCGCGTGCGCGCAACGTGCGTTATCGCGGCGGTGAACTGGACCTGGTGATGGACGATGCCGGCACCGTGGTGTTCGTGGAGGTGCGCTATCGCGCGCGATCCGATTTCGGTGGCGGCGCCGCTTCGGTCGATGCGCGCAAATGCCGGCGCCTGGCCCATGCCGCGCAGCTGTACCTGCAGGACCACCCGGCGCTGGCCAATGCGCCCTGCCGCTTCGACGTGGTCGAAGCCAGTGGCGAACCACCGCAGCTGCACTGGCTGCGGGATGCATTCCGGCTGGATGACTGCTGA
- the ribB gene encoding 3,4-dihydroxy-2-butanone-4-phosphate synthase, whose translation MNFAPIPEILEDIRLGRMVVIVDDEDRENEGDLIMAAELVKPSDINFMVTHGRGLVCLPLTRTRAADLGLAPMVQANTAQFQTNFTVSIEAAEGVTTGISAHDRAHTIRTAVKPNAKPSDLHQPGHIFPLIAQPGGVLTRAGHTEAGVDLAMLAGLEPAGVLVEILNPDGSMARRPELEVFAREHGLKMGSIADLIAYRLATEKTVERVDEREIDTEFGPFKLVTYRDRIAHDLHFALVRGTPGADTPTLVRVQVENPLADLLHWRRDDFGVAATDALRAIDAEGAGVMVVLSAPRDGEALLARLRQQPAPVVPGKDKDVGQWRRNGAGAQILSDLGLGKLRVLGTPRRQIGLAGYGLEVVETVTL comes from the coding sequence ATGAATTTCGCCCCGATTCCGGAGATCCTGGAAGACATCCGCCTGGGCCGCATGGTGGTCATCGTCGATGACGAAGACCGCGAGAACGAAGGCGACCTGATCATGGCCGCCGAACTGGTCAAGCCGTCGGACATCAACTTCATGGTCACCCACGGCCGTGGCCTGGTGTGCCTGCCGCTGACCCGCACCCGCGCCGCCGACCTCGGCCTGGCGCCGATGGTGCAGGCCAATACCGCGCAGTTCCAGACCAACTTCACGGTCAGCATCGAGGCCGCCGAGGGCGTCACCACGGGCATCTCGGCGCACGACCGCGCGCACACCATCCGCACTGCGGTGAAGCCCAACGCCAAGCCGTCGGACTTGCACCAGCCGGGCCACATCTTCCCGCTGATCGCCCAGCCGGGCGGCGTGCTGACCCGCGCCGGCCACACCGAAGCCGGCGTGGACCTGGCCATGCTGGCCGGGCTGGAGCCGGCCGGCGTGCTGGTGGAGATCCTGAACCCGGATGGCAGCATGGCGCGCCGCCCGGAACTGGAAGTGTTCGCCCGCGAGCACGGCCTGAAGATGGGCTCCATCGCCGACCTGATCGCCTACCGCCTGGCCACCGAGAAGACCGTTGAACGCGTCGACGAGCGCGAGATCGACACCGAATTCGGCCCGTTCAAGCTGGTGACCTACCGCGACCGCATCGCCCACGACCTGCATTTCGCCCTGGTCCGCGGCACCCCGGGTGCGGACACCCCGACCCTGGTACGTGTGCAGGTGGAAAACCCGCTGGCCGACCTGCTGCACTGGCGCCGTGACGACTTCGGCGTGGCGGCCACCGATGCCCTGCGTGCGATCGATGCCGAGGGCGCGGGCGTGATGGTGGTGCTGTCGGCCCCACGCGACGGCGAAGCCCTGCTGGCCCGCCTGCGCCAGCAGCCGGCGCCGGTAGTGCCGGGCAAGGATAAGGATGTGGGCCAGTGGCGCCGCAATGGTGCCGGCGCACAGATCCTGTCCGACCTGGGCCTGGGCAAGCTGCGGGTGCTGGGCACCCCGCGCCGCCAGATCGGCCTGGCCGGGTACGGCCTGGAAGTGGTGGAGACGGTCACCCTGTAA
- a CDS encoding riboflavin synthase, which yields MFTGIIEGVGRLAARESIGGDVRFTFNVGNLPFDNVQMGESIAINGVCLTVIAFDASSFQADASTETLGLTTLGQLGEGAVINLERAMRPTDRLGGHLVSGHVDGLGQVLSIHEDARAQRWRFAAPASLRRYIAKKGSICVDGVSLTVNEVDGEGFEVALIPHTVANTAFSAAGVGSAVNLEIDLVARYVERLLGEGARA from the coding sequence TTGTTTACTGGAATCATCGAAGGCGTCGGCCGTCTGGCCGCACGCGAATCCATCGGCGGCGATGTCCGCTTCACCTTCAATGTCGGGAATCTGCCGTTCGACAACGTGCAGATGGGCGAGAGCATTGCCATCAATGGCGTCTGCCTCACCGTCATCGCGTTCGACGCCAGCAGCTTCCAGGCCGATGCCTCTACCGAGACCCTGGGACTGACCACGCTGGGCCAGCTGGGCGAGGGTGCGGTCATCAACCTGGAGCGCGCCATGCGCCCGACCGACCGCCTCGGGGGCCATCTGGTCAGCGGCCACGTCGACGGCCTCGGCCAGGTGCTGTCCATCCACGAAGACGCACGTGCCCAGCGCTGGCGTTTCGCCGCGCCGGCCTCGCTGCGCCGCTACATTGCCAAGAAGGGCTCGATCTGCGTGGACGGCGTCAGTCTCACCGTCAACGAAGTGGACGGCGAAGGCTTTGAAGTCGCCCTGATCCCGCACACCGTGGCCAACACCGCCTTCTCCGCCGCAGGCGTGGGCAGCGCGGTCAATCTTGAAATCGATCTGGTCGCCCGCTACGTCGAACGCCTGCTGGGCGAAGGAGCACGCGCATGA